A region from the Rufibacter sp. DG15C genome encodes:
- a CDS encoding OmpA family protein, with protein sequence MKKLGLVLGCSLSMSLAMGQNVEFVKENFAQNKEGFKEAKKRLDEGNDIFAATSKKTDDAYRKKFYKEAIAPYLDAYAVNPNNALLNYRLGVAYLFSDQKAKSLPYLEKAKKLNPAIDPELGFYLARAYQMNMEWQKAVSDYKKYLATLSTDKGRAKADVVNKYIRESLSGEKLQKKPVRVFFDNAGDLINSRFTDTQPVVNADEMVMLFSSRRVVLPDGKAQPDKDKLAHDDIYISTKVNGQWTVAKALDKNINTEKNEVVVAISPDGQRFLFTGDEGDGNLYECVLKGNEWSKPDELSKEINSSARETSATYSYDGKTLYFVSDRENGIGQGDIYFSVQDAKGNWGKAMSAGPKINTAYDEGAVFLLPDGKTLYFSSEGHNSMGGYDIFKSVLENGQWSEPENLGYPVNTPEDDKFLSLTANGRYGYLASSRLDRSQGESDIYRLTFMGAEKHMVLNTEDDLIASTSMQVPLPVIMPVLDLKTPQNIIVQGTILDAKTQKPVEAKVEVIDNLRKEVITTFTSNSATGKYLVSLPAGKNYGLAIKRDEYAFHSENYNLPATAGFRKEDRSVTLQPLEAGSVLPLRNIFFEEGKASLLPEATYELKALVALLNDKKSLRAEVAGLTATQEASQPLSESRAKAVLDYLVANGINAKRLQSKGYAFTEVKSEEAKDGSTQEHGIEVRLLAK encoded by the coding sequence ATGAAAAAATTAGGCTTGGTGCTGGGTTGCTCTTTAAGCATGAGCCTAGCCATGGGCCAGAATGTGGAGTTTGTTAAAGAGAATTTCGCGCAGAATAAAGAAGGCTTTAAAGAGGCCAAAAAACGGTTGGATGAAGGCAATGATATTTTTGCAGCCACCTCTAAGAAAACCGATGACGCCTACCGTAAGAAATTTTACAAAGAGGCCATAGCGCCCTACCTGGATGCCTATGCGGTTAACCCCAACAATGCTCTGTTAAACTACCGCCTAGGGGTGGCCTATTTGTTCTCTGATCAGAAAGCCAAGTCCTTGCCTTATCTGGAGAAAGCCAAAAAACTGAATCCGGCCATTGACCCAGAACTGGGTTTCTATTTAGCCAGAGCCTACCAGATGAACATGGAGTGGCAGAAAGCGGTCTCTGACTACAAAAAGTATTTGGCCACCTTGTCCACGGATAAGGGAAGGGCCAAGGCAGATGTAGTTAACAAATACATCAGGGAAAGTCTGTCTGGAGAGAAGCTGCAGAAGAAACCGGTGCGCGTGTTTTTTGACAACGCCGGCGACCTCATCAACTCTAGGTTCACAGATACCCAGCCGGTAGTAAATGCAGATGAGATGGTGATGCTGTTCTCCTCGCGCCGGGTTGTTTTGCCAGACGGAAAAGCTCAGCCCGACAAAGACAAACTCGCCCATGATGACATTTACATCTCTACTAAGGTTAATGGTCAGTGGACGGTTGCCAAGGCTTTAGACAAAAACATTAACACAGAGAAAAACGAAGTGGTTGTGGCTATCTCGCCAGACGGTCAGCGCTTTTTGTTTACCGGAGATGAGGGTGATGGTAACCTCTATGAATGCGTCTTGAAAGGCAATGAATGGAGCAAGCCAGATGAACTGTCCAAAGAAATCAACTCCAGCGCCCGGGAAACATCGGCTACGTACTCTTATGACGGCAAGACCCTCTACTTTGTAAGTGACCGCGAGAACGGCATTGGCCAGGGAGATATTTACTTTTCTGTGCAGGACGCTAAAGGTAATTGGGGCAAGGCCATGAGCGCTGGGCCAAAAATCAACACGGCCTATGATGAAGGGGCCGTGTTCTTGCTGCCAGATGGCAAGACCTTGTACTTTAGCTCTGAGGGGCACAATTCCATGGGCGGATATGACATCTTCAAAAGCGTGCTGGAAAACGGGCAATGGTCTGAACCCGAAAACCTAGGCTACCCGGTGAACACTCCAGAAGATGACAAATTCCTGAGCTTGACGGCCAACGGCCGGTATGGGTACCTTGCCTCAAGCAGGTTAGACAGAAGCCAAGGCGAAAGCGACATTTACCGCCTCACCTTTATGGGTGCTGAAAAGCACATGGTGTTGAACACAGAGGATGACTTGATTGCCAGTACCTCCATGCAAGTGCCGCTGCCGGTCATCATGCCAGTGCTTGACTTGAAAACGCCGCAGAACATCATCGTGCAGGGCACTATTTTGGATGCTAAAACCCAGAAGCCTGTAGAAGCCAAGGTAGAAGTGATTGACAACCTTAGAAAAGAGGTGATTACCACGTTTACCTCCAACAGCGCAACGGGCAAGTATCTGGTTTCTTTGCCGGCGGGTAAGAACTATGGCTTGGCCATCAAACGGGATGAGTATGCATTCCACTCAGAGAACTACAATCTGCCAGCTACCGCTGGTTTTAGGAAAGAGGACCGGTCCGTGACACTGCAGCCGCTAGAGGCCGGTAGCGTTTTACCGTTGCGTAATATTTTCTTTGAGGAAGGGAAGGCAAGCCTACTGCCAGAAGCTACCTATGAGTTGAAAGCACTGGTAGCCCTGTTGAATGATAAGAAAAGCCTTCGGGCAGAAGTGGCGGGACTCACCGCCACTCAAGAGGCGAGCCAACCTCTTTCTGAAAGCCGCGCTAAAGCCGTTTTAGACTATCTGGTAGCGAATGGCATCAATGCTAAACGCCTGCAGTCCAAAGGCTACGCTTTCACAGAGGTAAAATCTGAGGAAGCCAAAGACGGATCCACGCAAGAACATGGAATAGAAGTCCGACTTTTGGCCAAGTAG
- a CDS encoding transporter codes for MSRIFTTVFITLLAYSLAFGQTQEADSLTAIETDRPDQTEAASLVPKGFLQLEAGYFRQVDKQEGYTLVSKLSPTVLVRYGLLEALELRLLVEHLQLKETTVGLGKVSGWGPVAVGTKIKISEEKGLLPAMAFIGHLTLRTGKSEFKPSYLVPDFRFSLAHTLSDYFSLGYNVGYEWAPDEALGQTIYTVALGAALSEKLGAFIEFFGQKPQDQKWQHQLDGGLTYKLLSNLQIDASAGLGLSKDAPDYFVSGGLSVRLPR; via the coding sequence ATGTCCAGAATTTTTACGACCGTATTTATAACTTTACTAGCGTATTCTCTTGCCTTTGGGCAAACCCAAGAGGCTGACTCCTTAACTGCCATTGAAACCGACCGCCCTGACCAGACCGAGGCCGCCAGCCTAGTACCCAAAGGTTTTTTACAGTTAGAGGCAGGGTACTTTAGACAGGTAGATAAACAGGAAGGCTATACGTTAGTCTCTAAACTATCCCCTACTGTCTTAGTCCGCTATGGTCTCTTGGAGGCTTTAGAATTGCGCTTGCTGGTGGAGCATTTACAGTTAAAGGAAACAACGGTGGGCTTGGGCAAAGTTTCGGGTTGGGGCCCAGTGGCCGTTGGCACCAAGATTAAGATAAGCGAGGAAAAGGGTTTGTTGCCGGCCATGGCGTTCATTGGCCATTTAACCTTGCGCACCGGCAAAAGCGAGTTCAAACCTAGTTATTTGGTGCCTGATTTTAGATTCTCCTTGGCACACACCTTGTCTGACTATTTCAGCCTAGGGTACAATGTAGGCTATGAATGGGCACCCGACGAAGCTTTAGGACAAACCATTTACACGGTGGCGTTGGGCGCGGCCCTTTCAGAAAAGCTGGGTGCTTTCATAGAGTTTTTCGGGCAGAAGCCGCAAGACCAAAAATGGCAACACCAACTTGACGGCGGCTTAACTTACAAGCTACTGTCCAATCTACAAATAGATGCCTCTGCCGGATTGGGCCTGAGCAAAGATGCCCCGGACTATTTTGTAAGTGGTGGCCTAAGTGTAAGGCTGCCTAGATAG
- a CDS encoding antibiotic biosynthesis monooxygenase: protein MFIALSTFTIANDMAPAVKEAFVNRPGLVEGAPGFIRLQVISPTDNPQEIWLITHWQDEESYKTWHHSHMYHDSHSGIPKGLKLVPRSAKVRFFEHICE from the coding sequence ATGTTTATAGCACTCAGTACTTTTACTATAGCCAATGACATGGCTCCGGCCGTGAAAGAGGCCTTCGTGAACAGACCCGGTTTGGTAGAGGGAGCCCCAGGGTTCATCCGGTTACAGGTCATCTCACCCACAGACAATCCCCAAGAGATTTGGCTCATCACCCATTGGCAGGATGAGGAAAGTTACAAAACCTGGCACCACAGCCACATGTACCATGACTCGCACAGCGGCATTCCTAAAGGATTGAAACTGGTGCCCCGGTCAGCCAAAGTACGCTTCTTTGAACATATCTGTGAATAG
- a CDS encoding B12-binding domain-containing protein, whose translation MSENRRKSAALLKKLEPELVEQTIALVYAQNPDMEARYGPQGKEKCRQDTHYHFSYLIEAVGSGSSALFNDYVIWAQQVLETRHLPAKDLHAHLVALKDVITQNLPIEHYVLVANHLNSALQVLEDKHGLPTETESALNEVAEKYLDFLLKGKRNQAIELIMQEVERGVPVKDIYLGVFQPVQHQIGRLWQKNKISVAQEHFCTAATQWAMSQLYPQVFGTERNGLKLVSTCATGDLHELGVRMVSDFFEMEGWDTYYLGSNVPVPSLLSALRDQKPDLLLLSATMTYHVPAVEAAIQAVRAAQDLKDLKIMVGGYPFNTAEELWQQVGADGYSKDAQEALVLAKELLEK comes from the coding sequence ATGTCAGAGAACAGAAGAAAGTCTGCGGCCCTTCTTAAGAAACTGGAGCCTGAGTTGGTGGAGCAAACCATTGCCTTGGTCTATGCCCAGAACCCAGACATGGAAGCCCGCTACGGGCCACAGGGGAAGGAGAAGTGCAGACAGGACACCCATTACCATTTCTCTTATTTGATTGAAGCCGTAGGTTCAGGAAGCTCTGCCCTGTTCAATGACTATGTCATCTGGGCCCAGCAAGTTCTGGAGACCCGCCACCTGCCAGCCAAAGACCTGCATGCTCATCTTGTCGCCTTGAAAGATGTGATAACGCAAAATCTGCCCATTGAGCACTATGTGCTGGTGGCCAATCACCTCAACAGCGCCTTGCAGGTTTTAGAAGACAAACATGGCTTGCCCACTGAAACGGAGTCAGCCTTGAATGAGGTAGCCGAGAAATACCTGGATTTCCTTTTAAAAGGCAAGCGCAACCAAGCCATTGAGCTAATTATGCAAGAGGTAGAGCGTGGCGTGCCGGTCAAGGATATCTATCTAGGCGTTTTTCAGCCGGTGCAGCATCAGATTGGGCGTTTGTGGCAGAAAAATAAAATAAGCGTGGCCCAAGAGCATTTTTGCACGGCCGCCACACAGTGGGCCATGTCGCAGCTATACCCGCAGGTGTTTGGGACAGAGCGCAACGGACTTAAACTAGTGTCTACCTGCGCCACTGGTGATTTGCATGAACTGGGCGTGCGCATGGTCAGTGATTTCTTTGAAATGGAAGGCTGGGACACGTATTACTTGGGCTCAAATGTTCCCGTGCCTAGTTTGCTGAGTGCACTCAGAGACCAAAAGCCTGATTTATTACTGCTTTCAGCTACCATGACGTACCACGTGCCGGCGGTGGAGGCGGCCATCCAAGCGGTGAGAGCTGCCCAAGATTTAAAAGACCTCAAAATAATGGTGGGCGGCTATCCGTTTAATACAGCAGAAGAACTCTGGCAACAGGTGGGCGCTGACGGCTACAGCAAAGACGCACAAGAAGCCTTGGTATTAGCCAAGGAGCTGCTGGAAAAATAG
- a CDS encoding electron transfer flavoprotein subunit beta/FixA family protein, with translation MKFLVCISNVPDTTTKITFTPDGKEFNTAGVQFVINPYDEYALTRAIELKEALGGTVTVLNVGEADAEPNIRKALAIGADDAIRVNIKPTDAFLVSTQIAHYAKEGGYDLILMGRESIDYNGFQVHGMVGELLGIPTIAPAIKLDINGTTATVEREIEGGKEIIEVNLPIVVSAQQPMTEPRIPNMRGIMTARTKPLQVVEAVGQETKTQVQGYQLPPAKSGVKMIDAENAGDLIKLLRNEAKVL, from the coding sequence ATGAAATTCTTAGTTTGCATTAGTAACGTACCAGACACCACCACCAAAATTACTTTCACGCCAGACGGGAAGGAGTTTAACACGGCCGGTGTTCAATTCGTGATCAACCCATATGATGAGTACGCGCTTACCCGCGCCATTGAGCTGAAAGAAGCTCTGGGTGGAACCGTTACCGTTTTAAACGTAGGCGAGGCTGACGCCGAACCAAATATCCGCAAGGCCCTGGCCATTGGCGCCGATGACGCCATTAGAGTAAACATCAAACCAACCGACGCTTTCCTTGTTTCTACTCAGATAGCCCACTACGCCAAAGAAGGCGGGTATGACCTTATCTTGATGGGCCGCGAGTCTATTGACTACAACGGTTTTCAGGTGCACGGCATGGTAGGCGAGCTGTTGGGCATCCCCACCATTGCCCCGGCTATTAAACTGGACATCAACGGCACCACGGCTACCGTGGAGCGTGAGATTGAAGGTGGCAAGGAAATCATTGAAGTTAACCTTCCAATAGTGGTGAGCGCGCAGCAGCCCATGACGGAGCCTAGAATCCCGAACATGCGCGGTATCATGACCGCCCGTACCAAGCCTTTGCAGGTGGTAGAAGCGGTGGGACAAGAGACCAAGACGCAGGTGCAAGGCTACCAGTTGCCACCAGCCAAATCTGGCGTGAAGATGATTGACGCAGAGAATGCCGGTGACTTGATTAAATTATTACGTAACGAAGCTAAAGTTCTATAA
- a CDS encoding electron transfer flavoprotein subunit alpha/FixB family protein, whose amino-acid sequence MSVLVVIECANGEVKKSSLEAASYGSKVASTLGTTATAVAIGDVQANALTSLGEQGITKVLLDNDSRLTNFVGAAYVKVISAAAAQENSSVIILSNSNIGAAIGSRLAVQLGASLATNVVDYPEISGSTFKVRRGVFSGKAFSDVELTSDKKIILVKKNAVDIETTAGGTATVENFSASLTDADFAAAPKETIKQSGDILLTEADLVVSGGRGLKGPENWFLIEDLAKALGAATACSKPVADVGWRPHHEHVGQTGITVSPNLYIAVGISGAIQHLAGVNSSKVIVVINKDPEAPFFKAADYGIVGDATEIVPKLIEAAKALDK is encoded by the coding sequence ATGTCAGTTTTAGTAGTGATAGAATGCGCGAACGGCGAAGTAAAGAAGTCTTCTTTGGAAGCAGCTTCGTACGGGAGCAAAGTAGCGTCTACCTTAGGCACCACCGCTACGGCGGTGGCCATTGGTGACGTACAGGCCAATGCATTGACTTCTTTAGGGGAGCAAGGCATTACCAAGGTGTTATTAGACAATGACAGCCGCTTGACCAATTTTGTGGGTGCTGCCTATGTAAAAGTAATTTCTGCCGCCGCTGCCCAGGAAAACAGCAGCGTGATCATCTTGTCTAACTCCAACATTGGCGCCGCCATTGGCTCAAGATTGGCCGTGCAGTTGGGAGCTTCTTTGGCCACCAACGTGGTAGACTACCCTGAGATTTCTGGTTCTACTTTTAAAGTGCGCCGCGGGGTATTCTCTGGCAAGGCGTTCTCTGACGTAGAATTGACCTCAGACAAGAAGATCATCCTGGTTAAGAAAAATGCAGTAGACATTGAAACTACGGCCGGTGGTACTGCCACGGTTGAGAATTTCTCTGCTTCTTTAACAGATGCTGACTTTGCCGCTGCTCCAAAAGAAACCATCAAACAGTCTGGTGACATCTTGTTAACCGAGGCAGATCTGGTAGTTTCTGGTGGTAGAGGCTTGAAAGGCCCTGAGAACTGGTTTTTAATTGAAGATTTAGCAAAAGCCTTAGGTGCCGCTACTGCCTGCTCTAAACCAGTGGCAGATGTGGGCTGGAGACCTCACCATGAGCACGTTGGCCAGACAGGTATCACCGTGAGCCCCAACTTATACATTGCCGTGGGCATCTCTGGCGCCATCCAACACTTGGCAGGGGTTAACTCTTCTAAAGTAATTGTCGTTATCAATAAAGATCCAGAAGCTCCGTTCTTCAAAGCCGCCGATTACGGTATTGTTGGAGACGCTACTGAGATTGTTCCAAAATTGATAGAAGCTGCCAAAGCTTTAGACAAATAG
- a CDS encoding bifunctional nuclease family protein has translation MKKIELEILGLSSSQSQSGSFALVLGEKDGSRRLPIIIGMFEAQSIAIQIEKINPTRPLTHDLFKTFALQMDVSVQEIMISDLKEGVFFSKIVCHAGEKEFELDARPSDAIAIGLRFGVPIYTVESVLSEAGIILSDLDEEEDEDEETDEIQTSASKESSASASSSSSKAKLTEVSVDELNKMLNEALEKEDYEKAAKIRDELNKRN, from the coding sequence GTGAAGAAAATTGAGCTAGAGATTCTGGGTTTGTCCTCCAGCCAGTCACAATCAGGGTCGTTTGCCTTGGTGCTGGGGGAGAAAGACGGAAGCCGCCGGTTGCCCATCATCATTGGTATGTTTGAGGCGCAGTCCATTGCCATACAGATAGAGAAGATCAATCCTACCCGTCCGTTGACGCATGATCTGTTCAAGACCTTCGCCCTGCAAATGGACGTGTCTGTGCAGGAGATCATGATCTCTGACCTAAAGGAAGGGGTGTTTTTCTCCAAGATTGTCTGCCACGCCGGAGAAAAGGAGTTTGAACTGGACGCCCGTCCCTCAGATGCCATCGCCATTGGACTGCGGTTTGGAGTGCCTATTTACACGGTTGAATCTGTACTTTCTGAGGCCGGCATCATCTTGAGTGATCTGGACGAAGAGGAGGACGAAGACGAGGAAACCGACGAAATCCAAACTTCGGCCTCTAAAGAAAGCAGTGCTTCTGCTAGTTCTTCTTCTAGCAAGGCTAAACTCACAGAGGTGTCTGTGGATGAGCTGAACAAGATGCTGAATGAGGCCCTGGAAAAGGAGGACTATGAAAAGGCTGCCAAAATACGCGATGAGTTGAACAAGCGGAATTAA
- a CDS encoding ABC transporter ATP-binding protein encodes MIEIHNIHKTFNGKKVLEGISGVFESGKMNMLLGASGTGKSVLLKCIVGLVKPDVGSITYDGRVFTNNKLDIRQEIRRKIGMLFQGSALFDSMNVNENVEFPLKMLTDMDRSERRDRVEFCLKRVGLENAGKLMPSELSGGMKKRVGIARAIAPHCTYLFCDEPNSGLDPLTAIKIDELIKEITVEYDITTIVVTHDMNSVLEYGDKVMFMYQGKKLWEGHSSEIMDTKVRELNDFIFSNRLMRDAKKVEQIEEDERQEEERQSNE; translated from the coding sequence ATGATTGAAATACATAACATCCACAAGACCTTCAATGGCAAAAAAGTGCTGGAAGGCATTAGCGGTGTCTTTGAGTCTGGCAAGATGAACATGCTCTTAGGCGCCAGTGGTACCGGTAAAAGCGTGCTACTCAAATGCATTGTGGGCCTGGTGAAGCCAGACGTGGGCAGCATCACCTATGATGGACGCGTTTTTACCAACAACAAACTGGACATACGCCAAGAGATACGCCGTAAGATTGGGATGCTCTTTCAAGGAAGCGCCCTGTTTGACTCCATGAACGTGAACGAGAACGTGGAATTCCCGCTCAAGATGCTTACCGACATGGACCGTTCCGAACGCAGAGATCGCGTAGAATTCTGTCTTAAACGCGTTGGCCTGGAGAACGCTGGCAAATTAATGCCTTCTGAACTGAGCGGCGGTATGAAGAAACGCGTGGGTATTGCCCGTGCCATTGCCCCGCACTGTACCTACCTTTTCTGTGATGAGCCCAACTCCGGTCTTGACCCGCTAACCGCCATTAAAATTGATGAATTGATCAAGGAGATTACGGTAGAGTATGACATCACCACCATTGTAGTGACCCACGACATGAACTCCGTGCTGGAATATGGGGACAAGGTGATGTTTATGTACCAGGGCAAGAAACTCTGGGAAGGCCACAGTTCTGAGATCATGGACACCAAGGTACGCGAGCTCAACGACTTTATCTTCTCCAACCGCTTAATGCGCGATGCCAAAAAAGTGGAGCAGATTGAAGAGGACGAGCGCCAGGAAGAAGAACGCCAAAGCAACGAATAA
- a CDS encoding ABC transporter permease yields the protein MKNFGAYLLFLGSLFRRGESPKILFKRTIDEAILIGIDSIFIVAVVSTFIGAVTCVQISYNLTSALIPKSTIGFMVREMTILEMAPTITSIVLAGKVGSNIAGGLGTMKITEQVDALEVMGINSTSYLVLPKIIASILVFPMLVVIAMFLSILGGYVAGTLTNTLTGQEYITGLRTAFIPYNITFALIKSVVFAFLIASISSYKGYFTTGGALEVGESSTKAVTNSVIALLIADYVCAQVLL from the coding sequence ATGAAAAACTTTGGTGCATACCTCCTCTTTTTAGGCTCGCTCTTCAGGCGCGGTGAATCTCCTAAAATTCTCTTTAAACGAACCATTGACGAAGCCATCTTGATTGGCATTGACTCTATCTTTATTGTGGCCGTGGTCTCCACGTTCATTGGCGCGGTTACCTGTGTGCAAATCTCCTATAACCTGACCAGCGCACTCATCCCTAAGTCTACCATTGGCTTTATGGTCCGGGAGATGACCATCCTGGAAATGGCACCTACCATCACGTCCATTGTGTTGGCGGGCAAGGTAGGTTCTAACATTGCGGGCGGCCTGGGCACCATGAAGATCACCGAGCAGGTAGATGCATTGGAAGTGATGGGCATCAACTCTACCTCTTACCTGGTGCTACCCAAGATTATTGCCTCTATTCTGGTGTTTCCTATGCTGGTGGTCATTGCCATGTTTCTTTCCATCTTGGGCGGATATGTGGCTGGTACTTTAACTAACACCCTAACAGGTCAGGAATACATCACAGGGCTTAGAACGGCCTTTATCCCGTACAACATCACCTTCGCGTTGATTAAGTCTGTAGTCTTTGCCTTTCTGATTGCCTCCATCTCCTCTTACAAAGGGTACTTTACCACTGGCGGGGCCTTAGAGGTAGGTGAATCCAGTACCAAAGCCGTGACCAACAGCGTGATTGCCTTATTAATTGCAGATTATGTCTGCGCTCAAGTGCTGCTTTAA
- a CDS encoding SDR family oxidoreductase, whose product MQKYIVVTGGTKGIGRAIVDKFAAEGFHIITCARNEKDLQKLKLEIEQAYTFSKVFYQAVDVSMTGEVKRFLDYIHSLKVKVDVLVNNAGFFIPGTIHEESDTVLREMINTNLYSAYDLTKGLVGDMIKRKDGYIFTICSTASIMAYTNGGSYCIAKHALYGMTRVLREELKDHGIRVTAVIPGATLTASWEGVDLPHDRFMKPEDVANAIWGANCLSKQTVVEELLLRPQLGDI is encoded by the coding sequence ATGCAAAAATATATAGTGGTGACCGGTGGGACCAAGGGAATTGGGCGGGCCATTGTAGATAAGTTTGCCGCCGAAGGTTTTCATATCATCACCTGCGCGCGCAATGAGAAAGATCTGCAAAAACTGAAGTTAGAGATTGAACAGGCCTACACGTTCTCCAAGGTTTTCTACCAGGCCGTGGATGTGAGCATGACCGGCGAGGTGAAACGTTTTCTGGACTACATTCATTCCCTGAAAGTAAAAGTAGACGTGCTGGTGAACAACGCCGGCTTCTTCATTCCGGGCACCATTCATGAAGAAAGTGACACCGTGCTGCGTGAGATGATTAACACCAACCTATACAGCGCCTATGATTTGACCAAAGGCTTGGTAGGGGATATGATCAAACGCAAGGATGGCTATATTTTCACTATCTGTTCCACGGCCAGCATCATGGCGTATACCAACGGCGGTTCTTACTGCATTGCTAAACACGCGTTGTACGGCATGACCAGAGTGCTTCGCGAAGAACTGAAAGACCACGGCATACGCGTGACTGCCGTGATACCGGGCGCTACTTTGACTGCCAGTTGGGAGGGAGTGGATCTGCCGCATGACCGCTTCATGAAACCCGAGGACGTGGCCAACGCCATTTGGGGTGCCAACTGCCTGTCCAAGCAAACCGTAGTAGAGGAATTGTTGCTTCGGCCGCAGTTGGGTGACATATAG
- a CDS encoding SDR family oxidoreductase encodes MELEGKVVVITGASSGIGLAAAKLLLEQGATVVSWSRSKPKISHPDFYYFECDVRHEQSVWSAYEQTVERLRQNISVLINNAGLGIEGALDTMSPKDWHTMMDTNVNGIFYCTRLVLPQMKKQLEGHIINISSIAGLTGIENMSGYCATKFAVRGISHSLFKEVRPHGIKVTCIYPGSTATHFFDGFEGTGTAPENMMQPEDIASTILHVLQSPPNYHHVDIEVRPLMPKGRPEKKKA; translated from the coding sequence ATGGAATTAGAAGGAAAAGTAGTGGTGATTACGGGTGCCAGCAGCGGCATTGGCTTGGCTGCGGCAAAGTTGTTATTAGAGCAGGGAGCCACCGTAGTGAGCTGGAGCCGATCTAAACCCAAAATCTCACACCCAGACTTTTACTATTTTGAATGCGATGTTCGACATGAGCAGTCGGTTTGGTCAGCGTATGAGCAAACGGTAGAGCGTCTTCGTCAGAATATTTCTGTGTTGATCAACAATGCCGGCTTGGGTATTGAAGGCGCCTTGGACACCATGAGCCCGAAGGACTGGCACACCATGATGGACACCAACGTGAATGGTATCTTCTACTGCACGCGCTTGGTATTGCCTCAAATGAAGAAACAGCTGGAAGGCCACATCATCAACATATCCTCTATTGCCGGCTTGACGGGTATTGAGAACATGAGCGGCTACTGTGCTACTAAGTTCGCGGTGCGGGGCATTTCTCATTCCTTGTTCAAAGAAGTGAGACCGCATGGCATAAAAGTGACCTGCATTTACCCGGGCTCTACAGCCACGCACTTCTTTGACGGCTTTGAAGGCACCGGCACCGCGCCTGAGAATATGATGCAACCCGAGGATATCGCTTCCACCATTCTGCACGTTCTTCAGTCGCCGCCCAACTACCATCACGTAGACATTGAGGTGCGCCCGTTAATGCCGAAGGGCAGACCAGAGAAAAAGAAAGCCTAA
- the gldA gene encoding gliding motility-associated ABC transporter ATP-binding subunit GldA codes for MGIEIKDLTKVYGPQAAVDHISFTVGTGEIVGFLGPNGAGKSTTMKIATCYLPPTSGTVLVNGFNVVEDPKQVRRQVGYLPEHNPLYLDMYVREYLHFVGKLHGLGGSALQARTEEMIQLCGLDREKHKKIGALSKGYRQRVGLAQAMIHDPAVLILDEPTTGLDPNQIVEIRQLIKTVGQAKTVLFSTHIMQEVSALCDRVLIINQGKLVADSPVAELKNMGRKETRILAEFEAEVDTSPILTLPQVQRIEPAGLHKYRIIATSGSDLRSAIFRLAGEQGWPLVGLQQEENSLEKLFQDLTQNNK; via the coding sequence ATGGGAATTGAAATAAAAGATTTGACCAAAGTATATGGTCCGCAGGCAGCTGTGGACCATATCTCATTTACGGTAGGTACAGGTGAGATCGTGGGCTTTTTAGGTCCCAACGGCGCCGGAAAATCCACTACCATGAAAATTGCCACCTGCTACCTGCCACCCACCAGCGGAACGGTATTGGTGAATGGCTTCAACGTGGTGGAAGACCCTAAACAGGTGCGCCGACAAGTAGGCTATTTACCCGAGCACAACCCACTCTACCTGGACATGTACGTGCGCGAGTACCTGCATTTTGTAGGCAAGCTGCATGGCCTGGGCGGAAGCGCCCTTCAAGCCCGCACCGAGGAGATGATCCAGCTTTGCGGCCTGGATCGAGAAAAGCACAAGAAGATTGGCGCTTTGTCCAAAGGCTATCGTCAGCGCGTGGGCTTGGCCCAAGCCATGATTCATGACCCAGCGGTTTTAATTCTAGACGAGCCTACCACCGGCCTGGACCCGAACCAGATTGTAGAAATCAGGCAATTGATCAAAACAGTAGGGCAGGCCAAAACGGTCTTGTTTTCTACGCACATCATGCAAGAAGTAAGCGCCCTCTGTGACCGCGTGCTCATCATCAACCAAGGCAAACTAGTCGCCGACAGTCCGGTGGCCGAACTCAAGAACATGGGCCGAAAAGAAACGCGCATCTTGGCTGAGTTTGAAGCCGAAGTAGACACATCGCCCATTCTCACCTTGCCCCAAGTTCAGCGCATAGAACCGGCTGGTTTGCACAAGTACAGAATAATTGCCACCTCGGGCTCAGATTTACGCTCAGCTATTTTTAGGCTGGCAGGAGAACAGGGCTGGCCTCTAGTGGGCCTTCAGCAGGAAGAAAACTCTCTGGAGAAACTCTTCCAGGATTTAACCCAGAACAATAAGTAA